A genome region from Ligilactobacillus cholophilus includes the following:
- a CDS encoding ArpU family phage packaging/lysis transcriptional regulator translates to MDGAKLTALFEYDDEQTAKNVNNFFKAFKRISRMAGEDPSALKSPVITDTPVSHDGGNHNEDKLVEHINATDLAPKIMSDVRFALNHISQRSKMIILGVYVDELSQVIMAEKLQCCKSSYKIYKKVALNEFADSLSSKKTILQLDLHKENGKELV, encoded by the coding sequence GTGGATGGAGCAAAATTAACAGCATTATTTGAATATGATGATGAACAAACTGCTAAAAACGTAAATAATTTTTTTAAGGCTTTTAAGAGAATTAGTCGAATGGCTGGGGAAGATCCATCGGCGCTCAAATCTCCAGTTATTACAGATACGCCTGTTAGTCATGATGGTGGAAACCATAATGAAGATAAATTAGTAGAACATATAAATGCAACAGATTTAGCACCGAAGATTATGAGTGATGTCAGATTTGCATTAAATCATATTTCTCAACGTTCAAAAATGATTATTCTGGGTGTATATGTAGATGAATTATCACAAGTAATAATGGCAGAAAAATTACAATGCTGTAAAAGCTCATATAAAATTTATAAGAAAGTAGCATTGAATGAGTTTGCAGATTCTCTTAGTTCTAAGAAAACAATATTACAATTAGATTTGCATAAAGAAAATGGAAAGGAACTAGTCTAA